The following DNA comes from Haloarchaeobius salinus.
GTGGCGTCAGCGTCGAAGGTCACCGAATCGAGGAGCTCGTCGCCGTCACCCACACTTTCACCTTCCGTGTCGATCTCGATACTGACAGTGACACTGCTACCAGTACTGAGGGTGACTGAGTTACTTCCAATCGAGTTTCCGTCGTAGGCGTTACTGTCAGTGTAGAACTTCACCAGAGAGCTATTGTCTCCGGTCTTGCTGAGACTGACGTCAACCTCTTGAGTTCCCTGATTCTCGATGACAAAGAGGTCATCTATTTGCGTAACTGCATCGGGGTTGACCCCGTCACCACCAGCACTAGTTGCGTTGCTGGAATCCAGGTTGATGGCCAGCGTTCCACCGTCCCCATCGTCGGTCACGTACTCGGAGTTAGCGCCACCGGTCCCCTCAAGCCGAAGGTACGCGCTTGCGTCGTCAGCAACCTCAACGTCGATATCTCGAGTTGCACTCACACTCGTGAACGCCCCAGTACCTAATGCGGCTGCCCCGCCGGCAGCGAGCGATCCGACCCCTGCGATGAACTTGCGTCGTTCCATGGTCGTGTTCTACCTCGTTCGAGCGACCACCCACGAGCGCACGTCCCCCAGTTCCCCCCGGGTGACGCCGGCCCGTACCGGGTCGCTTCACTCCAACCCCACGGGACATACCCCTACTGTATTGAGTGACCTGAGAGAGGGTGCCACAGTCG
Coding sequences within:
- a CDS encoding DUF1102 domain-containing protein, which encodes MERRKFIAGVGSLAAGGAAALGTGAFTSVSATRDIDVEVADDASAYLRLEGTGGANSEYVTDDGDGGTLAINLDSSNATSAGGDGVNPDAVTQIDDLFVIENQGTQEVDVSLSKTGDNSSLVKFYTDSNAYDGNSIGSNSVTLSTGSSVTVSIEIDTEGESVGDGDELLDSVTFDADAT